ATTTGGAAAACTCAACATGCTTCAAATTTTGCAAGTGGAGCTCCCATAGAAGATGAATTGAATCAGAATCATGTTCCCTCTAGTAGCAACAATGGTGATAACTTTAATGTCAATTGTTGACTTTAGTCTACATTATCAACACTTTAGGTGGCTCTAGTTAGTTTTGTTTTGACATAGATTGATGAACACTCTTATGAATTTAGTTAGTTTGTGATGTTTTGACTTACAAGTAGTATGGTTGCTTGAGTTGTTGCTGTGACTAGCACTTTAATTGTGCTACTTTGTTTTGCTTTATTCCAAACTTAAAAATACAAATGTTCTACTTTAAAGATCCTGGTTTATTTGtctcctattttttttcttctggttTAGGAACTGATGTTATGTGGTTTAATTGATctatatgaatatgatattgGCTATATATTTTTCACTAGTGTAGTATGCATTTTGTTTGAAATCTATCTAAAAAAGTTTTGCTATCCGTCTCAAATCAAATGAAATTAGTAAGACAAATTTGGTTGGCAATATTTGTCCCAATTCCGTCTGAAATTTGTCTGAAATAATTTCGGACGGATTTCAGACGAAGATCTCAATTAGCAACGGGGTTTTTTGGACGTGACAGCATTCATCCGAATTTTGTCTGAACCCTTCTTTCCGTCCAAAATTTGTCCGAAATCCATCTCTAATCCGCCTGAAATTCGGTCTGAAAACCCCAAATTTCTAGTAGTGACCTCGTTAGGATTTAAACCGTGATCTTCTAACTTCTTAACTCCTCTCATCCTTAACTCAAACCATTTGAGTACAATTTTCAAGTTTCTCTTAAAGAAGGGGAGTAcaattttgtttaatatttttttgtaaaaaagagAGATGAGTGTATATTTATCGACATAGATGGCGAGTGTAATTTAAGTGTAattcactttctttttttacaataaattcttttatgtttaatttactCTTAATTATATCtgattttactttttaattttatatttttttcaatatttcaaAAACACATTTGACTTTgatatcaatttttgttttaaattttcaaacatcatttacttttttttttactttcaccatcagtttttttttttgttttatattttcaaacatTATTTACTGTGTGTTTATATTCTTTTCAATATTtcgaaaaacacaaaaacacatttgactttgatatcaattttttattttattttcaaacatcatttattgtatttaatatatatatatataatataatgatgtaattgtaccaaaaaaaaagtaaaatataatgatGTAATGAAAGAAAAGGGTTGTTTGAGTATGATAcaactaaataaaattttaattgttgtaaaaaaaaatcatgattaaattttatttatttttagcaagggggtggacaattttttttgacaacataaACTTCGCTGTCAGTACAGTGCACGTCCCAGCGCAGCCTATAGAAAGAAATAGTGGACCAATAAAGATAAGATAAGGTATGGGTGTGTGGAAATACTATCACTTAGTACTTGACAATAGTCTTTGTTCCGTTGAGATTTGCATGtctttttgtatttatttagtCTATTTCACGTTGGTGTTGACTGTTCTTGGAGGCAGATTGTCAGTCGAGACTTGTCTACCTAGTTTTCATGCTACCGTTTAACCAATCAATTTTGGCTCGCAAAGCTGCTTCTTGGATTCTGATTggccgatcacttttgatttgAAATCGGGAGTTAGAGTCTAGTAGCATCTTCATAGGTTAAGTTGATGTTTTCTTTGGTGGTCTGGAGACTGTGGAGTGCCCTTTAGCTATTGGACCTCTATTAGGTGGTGTGTTGTGGTTCCTTTTGGTTGCGGAGGCTTGTTTTGGTGTGCCCTTTAGTTTTGGTGTTTCAATAGGCTTGTTTCTAGCTCCTTGTTATTTCTTTTGTACCTTATGTATTATGTTCCCTCGCTTAGCATATTTCATGTCCTATTTGAggctttctaataaaatttgctatttaaaaaaaaaaaaaaaaaaaccactttaGAATTTTTATCACCATAGACTTTCATGTTGGTCTTGTGTCAAGGTCGTGCACCGGAGACTAATTGCTGATTGCATATATGGAATGAGTAatgtttttttgtcaagaaaaagTTGTTTATTCAAATCAAAATTTCCACTTGTTTCTGGAGTATAATTTAGCTTAAAGTatgattaatttgtttataaggttgataaaataaaaagtgttaagataaaaaatttctttgaatGGTTTATAACATTTCatgagatgttatttcaagtaatGGCAAAATTGGGGTGAGTTGAGGTGGGTCatatgaaattattaaaaatctgcaggcaattttataaaattatctttcttaaaaaaaaatataaaattatctATGTATTTTATGTATATTTGTATGTGCatttaaatatcaattaaataaGTCCTTTAAGttagtcaaaaataataattccgttaattttttagttaataaataagttctttaattttttaaatttattccaccATTATTCTTCAAGTTATTTTCCGCTACAAAATTGCTGAAGTCACTTAGTGAAGTGTCATTGAACACTGTGTTTTGATTTCCAAATAACAAGAAGCAGTGTTAAGTGTCATCTCACTAAGTTAACGATTATGTCAACGTTTCTGTAACGGAAGCTGCAAGGAAGAGTacaataaaaaacttaaaaaaacactgatttattatctaaaaaacttaaaagacttTATCTATTACAAATACAAAACTTAAAAGATTTCTAAATAACAAATAAGTCCTTTAACTATTgctattattttactttttaattttttcaacttGTTGTTGGTGATCCCTGCTTTtgcattgttttttatttttcttgcagCCTCCGTTGCATTTGAAATAGTGATCACTAATGAGTAAAGTCTAGAATGAAAGATCCAATCTGCCGAGCCATGTTCTTCAATATGTTGAGTACTTGGtattagggttgggaacaggcctgagcctggtctacgattttttttcagacctgagtctggcctacggcctatcaaatgttatttattttggccTGGCCTAAGCCTTTTTAAAGCCTGGCCTGaccttgtagcctatttaaaagctTGTGTTACATAAAAGTCTCCGTATAGTcattttaaataggctaaacagactttaaaagtctatttcacattttaatttttataatttcttcaacattaagaaaaggctaataaaatgattagcacaataattaaaagttaataaaataacaaatatgattaaataataatatattttttctttggcaaaaataaataaatataaataataattaaatataaacaggtcggcctatcaggcttcgtaggctttttagaagcatgagtctgacctatttatgtaaacaggcttttttcaaagcctaagcctaacatttttaataaacaggcTAGGCTTACACAGACCAGGCTGAAGAcgcctgtaggccgcctggcctattcccaaccctacttGGTATGCTATTCACATTCTGCAGTGTAGTGATGTTCCTCACTCATCATATCAGACCTTGTTGCAATGGGAAAAACCAAGTTCAGGATGGTTAAAGTGCAATGTTGACGCAACCTTTTTTGCGGGAATCAGGGATACATCATTGGGTACTTGCTTACGCGATAATACAGGTAACTTGGCTGGTATCACGCAGAAGCGAGAAACAATGGGtcaatgctccaggaccacaagagagggagacgccacatcccaacccaaaaccttaaggcattaggttaatgggtcatctctcttataaattcaacattcttCCCATATCAGGATCCCCCCCGCTCCCCCACCAAGCCGAAcctaggctctgataccacttgttaggGAGTCCGGGGGAGGTCGGGAGAAACAATGGGCcaatgctccaggaccacaagagagggagacgccacatctccacccaaaaccttaagacgttaggttaatgggtcatctctcttataaatccaacattcttcccatacatagtcgatgtgggacttaaccactcacacttgaaacccaacatttATTACACGCCATGAAGGAAACTCGACGTAGATGTTTTGTTCAGGTCCAATTTGAGAGCGATTCGCAAGCAATAGTTGGACCTATATTCGTACAAAGCATGACGGCAACTctgaatttagtttaattgttgctgATATTATTAATATCATGTCTTCTTTTGTGAACTTTGAGGTTAGGTTCGTTCGGAGACAATcgaatatggttgctcatagtcatactcttgctagggcggccattTTTTGGGCTAGTTTTTATAGTTTTGATATTATTCCTTGTTGTATTGAACATGTGATGAAGTGAATTAAATTTGtatgtttaaaataaaattgggacGGAAGGTGTACAATAATGTGTGTGAGTGCCGTAAAGCATGTTTTATAGAGGGAAGGAGGTCTTGGTGAAAGCatgttttattttgttgcaGCAAGAATAGTACAAAAATTGCTTAAGATTATTCTGTTCCAAAATTATGATCACTAcatttgtaatttttctttagTTCCTTATGACACTCTATGGCTGAACACCAATTTGCCATCACTCAATATATTCTTAGGTAACTCTCAATGACCAAATTCATGTTCAATGCAACATGATCCTTTTTCTTCATTCAGCTACTTCTGATTCCACGTCACAATACTCCCATTCTCTTGAAACAAGCAAATTTGGCTAGTTCTCAACATAAGCTTATCAATAATTGCTTATGTATGATTATATTCTAGACAGAATGTCATTCACAGCCGCAACAATGTTCTCATAACGCTGCCGAACTTCTGGTCCATCTTTATCCCTTGCTGCATAATCTAACTGCATAATTTTTCACCAAACAAGAATAAACATCAATTAATAACACCTTACACAACAATGTATATGTTTGGTTTCGCTTTTACATGAGATAATTGATTCTAGAGATGTAGTGTAGAATCGACTTTTTAACATGATTGGATGTATTCAAATAGAATTGATTCTGATTTCTGCCTATAGaactaagtgtatgtttggtatcacggtgagTATGTCAGAATCACAGTGATCCACCGTAATTTTACGGAAGCTACAGACCGTAGCTTTTGGAAAATCACGGCGgatcaccgtgattctgacataccCTCGTCCCCCGTataccaaacataggctaaTTCTAACTTCGAACTATAATTTGTGGATTTTGCCTCCATAATTGAATTTTAGCCTAACATCAATTGCTTAACTggcttttattttaatgtatccCAGCATAAATCACTTTATATTCAactcaatttcaaacaaaatgaATTTTCGCCACCGCAAAACCAAACATGTAGAACAACAATAAACTATTCATGACAAAGTGTCCTAGTTTGAAAGATGTTTTTATAGTATAGCACTTACTCTAGTAACATTGTTGAAGAGAGTAGAATAGAGCTTCCTTAATAGTGGCCTTTCACTTCCAGGCTTACTTTGAATTATAGTGTATATATCCTTCTTCAAAAGTTTTGAACTTCTTCTCAATTCCTTTTGTGCTATTTTCCATGACTCTGACTCTAACAAATCTCTAACTTGCAATAAATCTTGTGCATGAACTCTCACCTCATTTTGTGCCTCTTCAATTGTTTGATCAGGTGCCACAAGTCCAAACTCAAATGCATTTGCATTCTTTGTCCTAAATATCAACTCTCCACTACTAAGAATCAACCCCAAATTTCTTCTACTGATTTTCAATGAAAAATCATTCTGCTTTGAAGGTTGGAAATTACTAGGTTTGACACAGCATGTGAATTTTGGAAACAAGTGTGTCATGTTGGGTTGTGAGGTGAATGTTTTCAACTCCATTGTTCTTTGAATTCAACCTTAAATGTGACTCACAGCATCATAAATGAgcatataataaaattaaatggattgacccaaaagaaattgaatgCAAAGTTTGTTAAATTTAGGTGGCAATGTTGAAATGCAGTACATGGAATAGAATAAAATTAGTGTTGTAgaagagaaaatgaaagtgaagTTGTTACCTTATCTTGATGACGCCAATTGAATGGACCACACAAATTTGTGTGGTCTGATTAGTTATCTTGAAATAAGGAATGATATTGTAACACAATTTAAACACATACTCTACCAGGAAAATACCAAAATTCTAGGTATTTTCACAAAAATATCCAAAGTTCTATTTGCTTACTAGTTACCAATttacacaattttttacttGTCATAAAAATGATCCAAAGTTATATTTCCTTACTAGTTACCAATTTGTGACAACTCTGTTAGCCAGAACTTCTCACTGCAAGTACCATAGAAGCCACATGaacctttttatttttggaaaatgttCTATGTTGAGCCTTCTCCAAGAGCAGCTCTGTTGTAACAACCTAACACAATCCAAAATTGGTTGAAACCCAACCATTATAgaacacaaaaattaaaaataaaagtagtgaGGAAGAGGGGGTATTTATAGATTGTTTGAAGCCTTTTGATTGGCCGATGTCATGTTGTGGCCGCACAAGTGTCCAATTAAAATTGGCCACTTGGTAAGTCCTGTGATTGTGATCACAGATCTCTAAATTTGACCACAGTccattatttaaattttttctcatttttacaaCATCCATTACTTAAATAGTGGaagagataaaaataaaaatgaacatAGCGCATGAAATAAGTGGagggtgttggaaaatattatctatttaagttttgttttgttcacTTTCTCTTTGGGCCTTTGACCactattgtaacaaaaaatcaTATGCAAAATCAGTCATTCatacaataataatttttctcttctcacctCGTGTTTCttttttaccccctattttttttcttttttttcccttGTATAAAAACTTCGGAACGTGTTTTCcgaagtttttctagttcaaattcagaaaaaattcggaaaacacattccgaagttttttttccgaggcaaaaaaaaaatcgaaaaatgTGTTCTGGAATATTTATCTGAAAGCAAAAAATGGAAATccaggggtagaaaagaaacactGGAGGTGGACGAGAAAAATTCATACCAAACATAAGCATAAGTCGTCTTTTTCTTATGAAAAAtggcataattttttttggagtaTTTTTATACGAGCTCCTCCAGGCCCCCAACAAAATTTCAAGCTATAAGTTTGAGCAATATATAATTGAGAGGACCATAAACCTAATGCCTTAAAATTTTGGGTTAAAATGTGAAGTCAAAAAGTCACATGTGAGGCTCCTCCTCGCAATCGAACAATCAGAATCCGGATGGTTCACAGACATGGAGAGATCATGAGGAGATATTAAAATAtatcaagtgtgagttaagtaAGTTCCACATTGATTAAAAAGAGTTGATGGGGGAGCAACATATAAATGAGACGACTCATAAATctaatgccttaaggttttgagtAAAAATGTGATGTTAAAAGTTACTTGTGTGATTACTCTTAGTTCCATGTGTTGATCTAACCTAATAAAGTTCCCCTCACAGTCCaacattatttaatatattctcgtttgcttaaaaaatatgatgattttcGGATCTTCTGATAACCGGTGGCACATATAAAAtgataacaaataaaaaatacagtaaaaaacaaactttaaaatcattaatttaaATTC
This portion of the Trifolium pratense cultivar HEN17-A07 linkage group LG3, ARS_RC_1.1, whole genome shotgun sequence genome encodes:
- the LOC123918839 gene encoding psbQ-like protein 3, chloroplastic, yielding MELKTFTSQPNMTHLFPKFTCCVKPSNFQPSKQNDFSLKISRRNLGLILSSGELIFRTKNANAFEFGLVAPDQTIEEAQNEVRVHAQDLLQVRDLLESESWKIAQKELRRSSKLLKKDIYTIIQSKPGSERPLLRKLYSTLFNNVTRLDYAARDKDGPEVRQRYENIVAAVNDILSRI